The nucleotide window AACCCGGGGGCAGGAACGGACGAGGCACTGGGTTTCTCACCCGAGTCAACGCCGATGGTGTGAGCGACGACGAAATCCCACCACTCTGCGTGCTCAGCACGACGACGTGCGGAGCTGTCCTTGAGCGCGGCTCTGAATTCATCGCGAGACTGCGACACCCCGACACCGGTCCGAACGATATCGTCGACCGACTCCACGGGCAGAACAAACTGTTCCATCCCGACGTTTTCTGCGGCTCCGCGCATACGGATGGAGGAGTAGAGATTGGGCACGAGCGAGATGAAGGGAACGCCGGCAGCTCCAGCGAAGATTCCGGCGTGATAGCGCGTGCCGATGACGAACTCCGCTTCCTCCGTGAGCGCGACGAGCTCACGCGCGGTGAGCATCCTCGTGGATATGACATTGCTGCGGCTGACCTCAGCGACAATTTGATCGTTGGTCAGTTGATCTCGGGTCGGCGCCGCCGGCGGCAGTCCCCCACCGTGGGGGACGAGGAGTAATGTGAGTCCGGTCTCCTCGCTCAGCTGCCGAGTGATGTCGACCAGATGCGCATGATAGTCCGCGTCCGAGAGCACCGGTGAGGACGCCTTCTCCGCAAAGCTCGCAACAATGAATGGCTCTTTCACGAGATCGGCGACGGCGTGACGATCCTCATCACGTGCCTCGAGCGAGAACGCGTCATCGACCTGTCTGCGAATGACGGCGCGCTTGCCTCCGACTTCTTTGGCGAAGCGCGTAGTGTAGCTTTCTCTGCTGCCGAGGAACTCCGCGTCGGCGAGGAACTCGTACACGAGCTTGCGATCCTCGTCGTAGATGAGCGGTCCTAGCGTCTGACTGGTCAGAGCGTATGGTTTTCCGAAGAGCTTGGCCAGACGACCCAGGGTCACGCG belongs to Brevibacterium spongiae and includes:
- a CDS encoding polysaccharide pyruvyl transferase family protein — its product is MKRITMIGDVGWSRFYHLGDEAMTELAIDALRDRTEVEITLIAGDPQHAAEMYGVDTIARIGFKREREPNLARMERVLAFAESDGARGGLRPNDPARTVIEAIRDSDAVLIAGGGNLNSMFAHHIYERVTLGRLAKLFGKPYALTSQTLGPLIYDEDRKLVYEFLADAEFLGSRESYTTRFAKEVGGKRAVIRRQVDDAFSLEARDEDRHAVADLVKEPFIVASFAEKASSPVLSDADYHAHLVDITRQLSEETGLTLLLVPHGGGLPPAAPTRDQLTNDQIVAEVSRSNVISTRMLTARELVALTEEAEFVIGTRYHAGIFAGAAGVPFISLVPNLYSSIRMRGAAENVGMEQFVLPVESVDDIVRTGVGVSQSRDEFRAALKDSSARRRAEHAEWWDFVVAHTIGVDSGEKPSASSVPAPGFFHADELANRFDSAPSANRARLSAIEEYGLLLAKRDRQLAVARQKAKEVTQALEVSNARHERQDSMLSVRAARRVRGWQRKFKRGVRRGAKAAVRHIGELSSKSVRKTKWSQAPAGAIE